Genomic DNA from Anguilla anguilla isolate fAngAng1 chromosome 17, fAngAng1.pri, whole genome shotgun sequence:
GCCTGCGTAGGGAGTTTACGACCCCGGGACACCGTGGGGGACGGAGTGTCACGTCGCGGACAAACGAGCCCGTCGTGAACGATGCCGTCGCTTTACCGTACGCTTCTCCGGCCTCGTTGAACAGGATGCGGTTCACCGGAGCGCGGACCAGCACCGCCCCCCCAGCCTTCTCTATGGTGGGGATCATGTGGTAGGCGATCTCGCTGGCGCCCCCCTTGGGGTACCAGGCACCGTTCAGGTAGTGGCACACCAGGAGACTGTGCATGGAGAAGCTGGCATACTTCGGGATGGTTCCTGGAAAACACGCAACAATCGTCAGCATGAGACTGGAAACAGGGCAAATACCGTTACACACAGAGGGAGGCACAGAGGAGGACATGAGATATGGTGACTGGTATGGCTATTGCTATTTTTCTgaactattactactactactattccTATTTCAATTACTACCactattactattaatattatGGTGACTGGTATGGCTATTGCTATTTTTCTgaactattactactactactattccCATTTCAATTACTACCactattactattaatattattattactattactactaatatAATTACTATGCGTTTGCCAAGGAGATGGCTTTATCCATAGTGACTTTTTATTGCTAAAACTggatttcattttagttttaggCCTTGCTCAAGACCATAATGACAGCTGCACACCTGGGAATAGAACCAGCAACCTCTGTGTCAGTCCAATTCCCTAACCATCATAATACATGAGATTTAAATTTCTCATGACTTGCTTCTCAGCGTAATAACAAAACTTtaacattacattccattagTGTCGCGTAGAGCAACACATAATGAGTGTGACTGAAACGTGACATCATACCATAAGTGTAACAGATGTAACAGAAGACTGCCCTCAGGTCCTGGTTGTCCGTCAGCTCGTTCACCACTTCAGTCAGACTGCGCGAGGCGTATCTGAAGAATGGAGAGAGCCGACTGGCCAGGCCAGTGTACACCAGGAAATTGGCCAGGGGAAATGGGAGGAGCTTCAGCAGTACCAGGAACCAAACACCACAGCTGATTTTCTGCAAAACACGCCCACCACAGACCCACCTGAGTCAGAGCTGCCATCACTGCTAACCATGCCATGCTggcaattaatattaattatgaataaaaaggAAGCAGGAGTTTTAGCAGTAGCAATTTCCATTCAGATGTCACTTGTACCCTCACACCATGCAAGGAATGACACTCGAGCTTGTGATCTTGATAATTCACCAGGCACCTCTTTACTGgcttaaaaaaatgtgatctgtgtaaacaaacatatttttattgtagcaattaaatgtgaaatcaatctttattaacaaacaacatccataACCAAATCACATCAAACATTTGTAAGAAACTGTGTTTGTATAGGCTGTATAACGTAAAAGCTGATggcatttgttttcatctgtgcaaTTGCAAGATGAGAAAATGTACATAGTTCttgtaatgttaaaaaatgcTTCTTAAAACCAATTTAACAGGTTTTCTGTCTGACAAAGTAGTCTTTTTTTAGAGCAGCTGTTCTGATCAGTGCTATCATTAAGCACAGCAGCTCTGGTCAGTATGATTTTGAGAGTAGATGTTCTGGTCAGTGAGGTTTTTAGAAGCGGCTGGTCTGGTCAATGGTATTTAATAGAGCCGCTGTTCTGGTCAATGGTATTTCTGAGATCAGCTGTACCGGTCAGCGGTATTTAATACAGCAGCTGTTCTGGACAGTGGTATTTCTGAGAGCAGCTGTACCGTTCAGCGGTATTTAAAAGAGCCGCTGTTCTGGTCAGTGGTATTTCTGACAGCAGCTGTGATGACAAGGAGTGCTTAAAGAGCGGCTGTTTTGATCGGCAGTGTTTAGAGGACAGCTGATCTGATCTGTGGCGTTTTGCAAGCAGTACCATGATGAGCTCCATGTACTTGTCGATGGCCTTCTCCTCCCCGGGAAAGCACCTCTTCAGCTCCTTCAGGAAGCGGTCCTGGCCGCTGCAGATGGGGTATACCCGTCTGTTCTCGGGGGGGCCCAGCACCACCTTGTCGAAGGGGTTTTCCAGGGGCACCCACTGCAGCTGCCCGTTGGTCAGCTGGTCAAGCATGCAGCGAAAAGGCGAGTGATCCAGCAAGTTCCCGACGTAGTGGATACCTGTAGACCAACAGGGGCCTCTGTCAGCACAGTGCACATACGAGTAAAGCGGAATCATAAAACAAATGGGGGTTCCAATGTAGTGGGAAAGTTCAAAAAGATTATTATTGGTCAGACAGGTGCAAAAAGAGTCCTAAAAATAAAGGGTCTTCAGTTTGCAAAGTGACTGCATCAACCGCTCCCCCTGTAGGTCTAGCCCTCTGTTCTAAGGTATATGATTGCGTTAGTAATTAAATGCAATCCTTGGCTGTCAGTGTGATGAGAGTTTTATCAACATATAACACAGGTTCTGGTGCCAAGGCTATTCATTTTCGCCGTAATTTTTCATAGCACATTCAATCGAACTTAGTATTCAAGAATCCTGTCTGTAAgttatatgtgtatgcatgcaataaacaattctaataataatgttaaaattaattgaaatacaagttaaaTCCCTGCAGGCCACATGgcggagacaaactggtggccctagcTATAGgctactgatttaaaaaaagtaggCAGATGAATTGAAGATGTTAAAACAAGGGAAAGGGGATGGGAGGTGTTAAGTCAGTGTGGAAAGCACGGCCACAGCGGGCTCACCAACGTCAAACTCGAAGCCTTTCTCCGTGAAGGTGTGGCAGCAGCCACCGGCGCGGTCATGTTGCTCCAGGACCAGAACTCGTTTCCCAACCTTGGCGAGAAGCACCGCAAGCCCCAACCCACCGATCCCACTACCGATCACAATGGCATCCAGGTTCTCCGGCACCTTGCTGGCTAGAAATCCTGGAAATTAAGAGCGAGACTTCTTACTCATAGAGACCAGGGTATGCCGATTTTAAAACAGTGAGCATGGTGACGGTAAGCAAACAAAcagcgaccgcacacgcgcatgcatccatgtgtgtgtgcatccacacgcacacaccctgacctcttctttggttaCTCAcatctaccttcggtcatgacctacgtccatgccaaatttcagcctcttGGGGCAAAAACTATGGcagctacggggtgggacactttttgtggaccaaccgaccgacagacagagctagaGCCGCGGTCGTAGCAAAAAACGCAACCTGAAATCGTTCGCTTCACCCAGTAGGAGCATACGCAGTTTCCTATCTCAGTTTGGTATTTGACATGATAGCTGCTGCACTTGAAAAAACCATAAATTGTAGTCGGCTGGGGAATATGCTGCAGAAAATCGGGTGCTAATTAACGTAGCTATAGAACCATCAACAGTGCCCTTTAAAATAGACCCTGTGTTAGAGCATAACTTCAACATCAAAATCTAAGATTAGATATTTTCTGCAATATATTCACTCTGCAGTaatgctgtaaaatattttgcaagCTACACTCGGGGCAACCGCGTTGATAGCCACTAGATTCAGAAACTCACCTTGCTTgagaactttatttttttctttcttatccGTGACCAGCGGTTTCACCGGCTCTCGAGTATCAACACCAAACGGATTAGGTCCTTTCTTTCTTGTGACATATTTGAACAGAAAAACAACTAAAGCCACAGAAATGATCGCCACGGAGATCCACATTGTTGCAGCAGTAGCTGACAGATGGTAGTGCTGATAGAAATAACTTC
This window encodes:
- the LOC118217068 gene encoding all-trans-retinol 13,14-reductase-like, with the protein product MWISVAIISVALVVFLFKYVTRKKGPNPFGVDTREPVKPLVTDKKEKNKVLKQGFLASKVPENLDAIVIGSGIGGLGLAVLLAKVGKRVLVLEQHDRAGGCCHTFTEKGFEFDVGIHYVGNLLDHSPFRCMLDQLTNGQLQWVPLENPFDKVVLGPPENRRVYPICSGQDRFLKELKRCFPGEEKAIDKYMELIMKISCGVWFLVLLKLLPFPLANFLVYTGLASRLSPFFRYASRSLTEVVNELTDNQDLRAVFCYICYTYGTIPKYASFSMHSLLVCHYLNGAWYPKGGASEIAYHMIPTIEKAGGAVLVRAPVNRILFNEAGEAYGVSVMKGQEEVHVHAPKVISNAGFFNTYQQLLPKELQALPAVQTQLSMMKNGLGGLSMFLGLNGTKEELDLKADNYWIFSENNLDEPVETYMNGNREESAKKVPLLFVASPSAKDPTWEERQPGKSTLSLVTFANYEWFEEWKDGKVTNRGMDYKQLKEAFINTVVDMVVQIFPCIKDRIEYIDAGTPITNQHYIGAPRGEIYGCDHSTVRFSPAASATIRPQTPLKNLYLTGQDVFTCGFAGALAGALICGSALLHRNLHLDTIALAKSLHSINDKKNL